In a single window of the Littorina saxatilis isolate snail1 linkage group LG3, US_GU_Lsax_2.0, whole genome shotgun sequence genome:
- the LOC138963147 gene encoding uncharacterized protein, which translates to MSQSTSVDPLELTRQLMAEGQLLGLEGAELRAFVLDQKEKQQTLDREEREREAERLERDAERQERDAERLRLERDAERQFQLEQLKIQNANQEGNRNNNSPGRIREDDGFKPKIPFLDDRDDIESWFHQFEHYARDCNLSDTAKASRVVYFLKGKARVIFSKLNEEDANDYDTLKHALYEGFQLTSEDYRKKFRQTKKSATDTYKEHITKLERYLDKWVELAECDQDVKDLKDLLVREQVLDTLPPDLAVHIRDRDPKSAKEIGMIANTYQQSRSNVKTSSTYVKPEKRRSPQEETRIAAPSTKPANQTLKAKLSDAEREKLRASGCCFICKLQGHVSRFCPNKRDTAGAVSSKKDTLETPILLEKLCGNCKEKKCAEVVPVKLNGTIVNALRDTGCTGIIVSKKFVPKEAYSAKMKETTLAEKDSKKMYHTAVVHIDSPYFVSETEVTVMDDPIYPVLIGKWYGLGKEKKLTPTYPVRDPAWYPGTAAVVTTRAQATVDAQKPSCSHKQGVKEEERLYSPADLKREQASDPTLKTIRQFANSPEGINGIRYSYKKEILYRTTKDRHGNDRSLVIVPKKLRNKVLSFGHDHPMAGHLGQRKTSDRIRAEFWWPGCAGDIRRYCLSCDTCQRTAPKSQTKKVPLGRMPPISSVFKRVAVDIIGPVKPMSESKKQYILVSVDYATRYPEAVALKNIQADTVAEALWEMWTRLGIPDEVITDQGTQFTSHLMKEVNDFLSIKHHMTAPFHPQANGLVERFNSTLKSMLKKLAIDQPREWDTFIPALLFAYREAPQESMGFSPFELLYGRSVKGPMQVLRQTWTEEEISGEQKTTAEYVVNLRNRIEETCNVARENLKKAASKQAHFFNKKTKPRTLEVGKRVLLLRPVKNNKLELTWSGPYKVVEKLNEFDYKIQVGRRTRIYHINLIKEYQERELSSATPNPSSSAQASVPASNEEESDEEDGGEEVVAVVMEEDNTMDDDIFKYDTQKMLPLLETQRTENVKNIHFDEKLDEAKVKEAKMICEEFEEFLTDVPKTTNLEKCSIEVTEKKPVFVKPRPIPHAMVETVEKEIEEMLKLHVIEPANSPYNSPIVLIKKKDGKYRFCSDLRALNNVVVFDAEPITDVDHLFQSLGKAKYFSKLDLTKGYWAIPIEEEDRDKTAFTTSAGQFRWANMPFGLKTATGVFNRMMRKLLNPIRRKDVHHFMDDVLIATETWEEHMSALKAVLQRLQEANLAAKPSKCYIGYTELPYLGHEVGGGKRWPESDKIKKIQDALPPTTKKELRSFLGLCNFYRSYIESYANIAVPLTDLTKKFNPDKLVWNDEARRSFETLKEKISQKPVLCMPDHSKPFVLRTDASDKGMGAVLMQEHEETLRPVAYQSKKFNGAESRYATVEKECLATVWGVGKFERYLYGKHFTIETDHRPLKHLQRQPNNPRLMRWALQLQPYEFTVRVIPGKDNHGADYMSRASYDE; encoded by the coding sequence ATGTCTCAGTCCACAAGTGTAGATCCGCTAGAGTTGACTAGACAGCTAATGGCCGAAGGACAGTTGTTGGGGTTAGAAGGAGCCGAGTTGCGTGCATTTGTTCTTGATCAGAAAGAGAAGCAACAAACTCTTGATCGCGAGGAACGAGAACGTGAAGCTGAACGGCTAGAACGTGATGCTGAACGACAAGAACGTGACGCTGAACGACTACGGCTAGAACGTGACGCTGAACGACAATTCCAACTGGAACAGTTGAAAATCCAGAACGCCAACCAAGAGggcaacaggaacaacaactcGCCAGGACGTATTCGCgaagatgatggtttcaagccCAAGATTCCTTTTCTAGACGACCGTGATGACATCGAGAGCTGGTTCCATCAGTTCGAGCATTATGCTCGAGACTGTAACCTGAGTGATACAGCAAAAGCTTCACGTGTAGTGTACTTTCTGAAGGGTAAGGCGAGAGTCATCTTCTCAAAGCTGAACGAGGAAGACGCTAATGACTACGACACTCTCAAACACGCTTTGTATGAGGGCTTCCAACTCACTAGCGAAGATTATAGAAAGAAGTTTCGCCAAACCAAGAAAAGCGCCACTGACACGTATAAAGAGCACATCACGAAGCTAGAACGGTATCTAGACAAGTGGGTGGAATTAGCAGAATGCGACCAAGATGTGAAAGATCTCAAAGATTTGTTGGTCCGTGAGCAGGTGTTGGACACCCTTCCTCCTGACCTCGCCGTTCACATTAGGGATAGAGACCCTAAGAGCGCCAAAGAGATTGGGATGATAGCCAACACATATCAACAATCTAGATCGAACGTCAAAACTTCATCAACGTACGTCAAGCCTGAAAAACGTCGTTCTccccaagaagaaacaagaatagCTGCTCCATCAACAAAACCCGCAAATCAAACTCTAAAGGCCAAGTTGAGTGAcgccgagagagagaaactgcgaGCATCTggatgttgtttcatttgtaaATTGCAAGGGCATGTCTCTCGTTTTTGTCCAAACAAGAGAGACACAGCAGGTGCAGTTTCATCGAAGAAAgatacacttgagacaccgATCCTCTTAGAAAAACTTTGCGGAAATTGCAAGGAAAAGAAATGCGCCGAAGTGGTTCCAGTGAAGCTGAATGGAACAATTGTCAACGCTTTGAGAGACACTGGATGTACTGGTATCATTGTCAGCAAGAAGTTTGTGCCAAAGGAGGCATATTCAGCGAAAATGAAGGAGACTACTCTGGCAGAGAAAGACTCCAAGAAGATGTACCACACCGCCGTGGTGCACATCGATTCACCCTACTTTGTCTCCGAGACAGAAGTAACGGTGATGGACGACCCAATTTACCCTGTCCTCATAGGTAAATGGTATGGACTAGGTAAAGAGAAGAAATTGACTCCCACATATCCTGTTCGAGACCCAGCGTGGTACCCTGGGACGGCAGCTGTTGTTACCACGAGAGCACAAGCGACAGTAGACGCCCAGAAACCAAGCTGCAGTCACAAACAGGGAgtcaaggaagaagaaagactgTATTCGCCAGCTGATCTGAAGAGAGAACAGGCAAGTGACCCTACGTTGAAGACCATCAGGCAATTTGCCAACTCTCCAGAAGGGATCAATGGGATACGGTATTCatacaagaaagaaatcctGTATAGAACAACGAAAGATCGCCACGGAAACGACCGTTCACTAGTAATCGTTCCGAAGAAACTCAGGAACAAAGTTCTTTCATTTGGTCACGATCACCCCATGGCAGGACACTTAGGTCAAAGAAAAACATCTGACAGAATTAGAGCAGAATTCTGGTGGCCAGGGTGTGCAGGAGACATTCGTAGGTATTGCTTGTCCtgtgacacatgccaaagaacTGCACCGAAAAGTCAGACAAAGAAAGTCCCTCTGGGAAGGATGCCACCCATCAGTTCGGTTTTCAAGAGAGTTGCGGTGGATATCATCGGCCCGGTCAAACCTATGTCGGAGAGCAAGAAACAATATATCTTGGTATCTGTTGACTACGCTACCCGATACCCCGAAGCCGTAGCCCTGAAAAACATCCAAGCAGACACCGTAGCTGAAGCTCTCTGGGAGATGTGGACCAGATTGGGAATCCCAGATGAAGTGATAACGGACCAAGGCACACAGTTCACCAGCCACCTGATGAAAGAAGTGAACGACTTTCTCAGCATCAAACACCATATGACCGCACCGTTTCACCCTCAAGCGAATGGTTTGGTCGAAAGGTTCAACTCCACactgaagagcatgctgaaaaagTTAGCGATCGATCAACCGAGGGAATGGGACACGTTTATCCCCGCCCTCCTGTTCGCATACAGAGAAGCCCCACAAGAAAGCATGGGATTTTCGCCGTTTGAGCTGCTGTATGGGAGATCTGTCAAAGGACCCATGCAAGTGCTGCGCCAAACATGGACCGAAGAAGAAATCTCAGGGGAGCAGAAGACTACAGCGGAATATGTAGTCAACCTCAGGAACAGAATAGAAGAAACGTGCAACGTGGCACGTGAGAACCTGAAGAaagcggccagcaagcaagccCATTTCTTCAACAAGAAAACGAAACCAAGGACGCTAGAAGTCGGGAAACGTGTTCTACTTCTACGCCCTGTGAAGAACAACAAGCTGGAACTTACATGGTCAGGTCCCTACAAGGTTGTGGAAAAGTTGAATGAATTCGACTACAAGATCCAAGTTGGCAGAAGAACACGGATCTACCACATCAACCTCATCAAGGAATACCAAGAACGGGAATTGAGTTCCGCCACTCCCAATCCCAGTTCATCTGCCCAAGCGAGTGTTCCTGCTtcaaacgaagaagaaagtgaTGAAGAAGACGGAGGAGAAGAGGTCGTGGCTGTTGTCATGGAAGAGGACAACACGATGGACGATGACATTTTCAAGTATGACACTCAGAAGATGTTACCCCTCCTAGAAACTCAAAGAACCGAAAATGTGAAGAACATCCATTTCGACGAGAAATTGGACGAGGCAAAGGTCAAGGAGGCGAAGATGATCTGTGAAGAATTTGAAGAGTTCCTAACAGATGTTCCAAAGACGACGAACCTGGAAAAATGTTCCATTGAAGTGACAGAGAAGAAACCAGTCTTTGTGAAACCCAGACCCATACCTCACGCCATGGTAGAAACTGTCGAAAAGGAAATTGAAGAAATGCTGAAGTTGCATGTCATCGAACCTGCAAACTCTCCATACAACTCTCCCATCGTCCTGATAAAGAAGAAGGACGGAAAGTACCGTTTCTGTTCTGATCTGAGAGCTCTGAACAACGTGGTAGTGTTCGACGCTGAACCCATCACCGATGTCGACCATCTGTTTCAAAGTTTGGGAAAAGCGAAATACTTTTCAAAGCTAGACTTGACGAAAGGATATTGGGCGATCCCAATAGAGGAGGAGGATAGAGACAAGACGGCATTCACAACTTCAGCGGGCCAATTTCGTTGGGCCAACATGccatttggattgaaaacagcGACGGGGGTGTTTAAccgcatgatgaggaagctacTCAATCCAATCAGAAGAAAAGACGTCCACCACTTCATGGACGACGTGCTTATAGCAACTGaaacctgggaagagcacatGTCAGCTCTGAAGGCAGTACTACAGAGGCTACAAGAAGCCAATTTGGCAGCAAAACCCTCCAAGTGCTACATAGGCTACACAGAGTTGCCGTACCTCGGACACGAAGTGGGAGGTGGAAAAAGGTGGCCAGAAAGCGACAAGATCAAGAAGATTCAAGACGCTCTCCCACCCACCACGAAGAAGGAACTACGGTCGTTCCTAGGACTCTGCAACTTCTACAGATCCTACATCGAGTCATACGCGAACATAGCTGTTCCGTTAACCGACCTGACAAAGAAGTTCAACCCAGACAAGCTTGTCTGGAACGACGAAGCGAGAAGGAGTTTTGAGACACTCAAAGAGAAAATCTCACAGAAACCTGTGCTGTGTATGCCAGACCACAGCAAACCTTTCGTGCTAAGGACGGACGCCTCCGACAAAGGAATGGGTGCTGTTCTCATGCAAGAGCACGAAGAGACTCTACGACCTGTTGCGTACCAAAGCAAGAAGTTCAACGGAGCAGAAAGTAGGTACGCCACCGTAGAAAAAGAATGCCTAGCTACAGTTTGGGGAGTGGGAAAGTTCGAACGGTATCTGTACGGGAAACACTTCACCATTGAGACAGACCATCGCCCACTCAAACATCTCCAACGACAACCGAACAACCCTCGTCTGATGAGATGGGCCCTCCAACTGCAGCCATACGAGTTCACCGTACGTGTTATCCCCGGGAAGGACAACCACGGTGCAGATTATATGAGCAGAGCGTCGTACGATGAATAA